One Rhinolophus sinicus isolate RSC01 linkage group LG06, ASM3656204v1, whole genome shotgun sequence DNA window includes the following coding sequences:
- the ZNHIT2 gene encoding zinc finger HIT domain-containing protein 2, producing the protein MEPAGPCSFCPAAEAQPARYTCPRCNVPYCSLRCYRAHGACAEDFYRDQVLGELRGRSASPSRLASALRRLRQQRETEDEPEDAGLKPGPAPGGLSGLWERLAPAEKIAFEQLLSRGEAGRLLPPWRPWWWDRRAGPRLLEELDDDASELEPPPARTPPEPIKDAAAAGYATAEETLLGDAPGACAPAVPTRIPTLASLNRGRVSPLVRFQLPNVLFAYAHTLALYHGGDDALLSDFCATLLGVSGALGAQQVFASAEEALQAAAHVLEAGEHPPGPLGTRGAMREAARILLGERPANQKGYTLAALGHLVQTLGRARKQAEATEERDRLYRARKKCQFLLAWTNENEVTLTALALDCARAHRAHAVAAEEVAALTGELEQLWGGPLPPAPRTLIEELPG; encoded by the coding sequence ATGGAGCCGGCCGGGCCCTGTAGTTTCTGCCCTGCCGCGGAGGCCCAGCCAGCACGCTACACCTGCCCCCGCTGTAATGTGCCCTACTGCTCGCTGCGCTGCTACCGGGCACATGGCGCCTGCGCCGAAGACTTCTACCGTGACCAGGTGCTGGGAGAGCTCCGCGGCCGCAGCGCCTCGCCCAGCCGCCTGGCCAGCGCCCTCCGCCGGCTGCGTCAGCAACGCGAAACCGAGGACGAGCCCGAGGACGCAGGCCTCaaacctggtccggcacctggcgGCCTCTCGGGACTCTGGGAGCGGCTGGCTCCGGCCGAGAAGATTGCCTTCGAGCAGCTGCTGAGCCGTGGAGAGGCGGGGCGGCTGCTGCCCCCGTGGCGGCCGTGGTGGTGGGATCGCAGGGCCGGGCCGCGGCTTCTGGAGGAGCTGGATGATGACGCCTCGGAGCTGGAGCCCCCTCCTGCGAGGACGCCGCCGGAACCCATTAAGGATGCCGCTGCCGCAGGGTACGCGACTGCCGAGGAGACGCTCCTCGGAGACGCCCCCGGGGCCTGCGCGCCCGCCGTGCCCACCCGGATCCCCACGCTGGCCAGCCTGAACCGCGGCCGTGTCTCGCCGCTCGTGCGCTTCCAGTTGCCCAACGTGCTGTTCGCCTACGCACACACTCTTGCTCTGTATCACGGTGGCGACGATGCGCTGCTCTCGGACTTCTGTGCCACTCTGCTCGGCGTTTCGGGAGCCCTGGGCGCCCAGCAAGTCTTTGCCTCTGCGGAGGAAGCTCTACAGGCCGCAGCGCACGTGCTGGAAGCGGGCGAGCATCCACCCGGGCCTCTGGGCACACGGGGTGCCATGCGTGAGGCTGCCCGCATCCTGCTGGGCGAGCGCCCGGCCAACCAGAAGGGCTACACGCTGGCAGCACTGGGACACTTGGTGCAGACCCTGGGCCGCGCCCGGAAACAGGCCGAGGCTACCGAAGAACGAGATCGCCTCTACCGGGCCCGCAAGAAATGTCAGTTCCTGCTGGCTTGGACCAATGAAAATGAGGTCACCCTCACAGCCCTGGCTCTGGACTGTGCCAGGGCACACCGAGCCCATGCTGTGGCAGCTGAGGAGGTGGCAGCCCTCACTGGGGAGCTGGAGCAGCTTTGGGGAGGCCCCCTGCCACCTGCTCCGAGGACTCTCATTGAGGAGCTCCCCGGCTGA
- the FAU gene encoding ubiquitin-like FUBI-ribosomal protein eS30 fusion protein — MQLFVRAQDLHTLEVTGQETVSQIKAHVASLEGIAPEDQVVLLAGTPLEDEATLGQCGVEALTTLEVAGRMLGGKVHGSLARAGKVRGQTPKVAKQEKKKKKTGRAKRRMQYNRRFVNVVPTFGKKKGPNANS; from the exons ATGCAGCTGTTTGTTCGTGCCCAAGATCTGCACACCCTCGAGGTGACCGGCCAGGAGACGGTCTCCCAGATCAAG GCCCACGTAGCCTCGCTAGAGGGCATCGCTCCAGAAGATCAAGTCGTGCTCCTGGCAGGCACGCCCCTAGAGGATGAGGCTACCCTGGGCCAGTGTGGGGTGGAGGCTCTGACCACTCTGGAAGTAGCTGGCCGCATGCTTGGAG GTAAAGTCCATGGATCTCTGGCCCGTGCTGGGAAAGTGCGAGGTCAGACTCCCAAG GTGGCCAAacaggagaagaagaagaagaagactggCCGAGCCAAGCGGCGGATGCAGTACAACCGGCGTTTTGTCAATGTTGTGCCCACCTTTGGCAAGAAGAAGGGCCCCAATGCCAACTCTTAA